A stretch of the Poseidonibacter parvus genome encodes the following:
- a CDS encoding DUF5718 family protein: MLLEDLKDYLCFGVAGNFANHLGEAGEADEFAQIKTDEKDAPKGMFPFYIKGHDSFLGTYPICDEIIKTHGREADNMQVEAEVALICDFVYENDKIVDITPKYFSAFNDCSLRFQDGNKLSTKKNWGTNTKGISQEVIEIDNFTEEGILKRYHIASFVKRDGIVHDYGTTSSVKSYSYFFGQLKEWMIEKLNSQEDCGPLEELTQFTKYAKDSKGILIAAGATAYAEFGKNHFLQKGDEIFVYIYDAHFHSFDDMYNDMCGMDTFLSKCSKLHQILE, encoded by the coding sequence ATGTTATTAGAAGATTTAAAAGACTATTTATGTTTTGGAGTTGCAGGAAACTTTGCTAATCATTTAGGTGAAGCTGGAGAAGCTGATGAGTTTGCACAAATTAAAACAGACGAAAAAGATGCCCCTAAAGGAATGTTTCCTTTTTATATAAAAGGACATGATTCTTTTTTAGGAACATATCCAATATGTGACGAAATTATAAAGACACATGGAAGAGAAGCTGATAATATGCAAGTTGAAGCTGAAGTTGCTTTAATATGTGACTTTGTATATGAAAATGATAAGATAGTAGATATCACTCCTAAATATTTTTCAGCCTTTAACGACTGTTCACTTAGATTCCAAGATGGAAATAAACTAAGTACAAAAAAGAATTGGGGAACAAATACTAAAGGTATCTCTCAAGAAGTTATAGAGATTGATAACTTCACGGAAGAAGGTATTTTAAAAAGATATCATATTGCCTCATTTGTTAAAAGAGACGGTATAGTTCATGATTATGGAACAACATCTTCTGTAAAATCATATTCATACTTTTTTGGGCAATTAAAAGAGTGGATGATAGAAAAACTAAATTCTCAAGAAGATTGTGGTCCTTTAGAAGAATTAACACAATTTACTAAATATGCAAAAGATTCAAAAGGTATTTTAATAGCAGCAGGAGCTACAGCTTATGCTGAGTTCGGAAAGAATCACTTCTTACAAAAAGGCGATGAGATCTTTGTATATATTTATGACGCACATTTCCATTCATTTGATGATATGTACAATGATATGTGTGGAATGGATACTTTCTTAAGTAAATGTTCTAAACTTCATCAAATATTAGAATAA
- the mscL gene encoding large conductance mechanosensitive channel protein MscL — MLKEFKEFLIKGNMVDMAVGFIFGAAFATLIKSLVANVIMPPVGMLLGNVDFSQLFIALDGKTYETMAKLTEAGAPAIKIGLFMNDTISFVILGFVMFMFIKTYNKMKKKEEEVVEEPTTKTCSECAMDIPIAAKKCAHCGNTEV, encoded by the coding sequence ATGTTAAAAGAATTCAAAGAATTTCTAATTAAAGGGAATATGGTTGATATGGCTGTTGGATTTATTTTTGGAGCAGCTTTTGCTACATTAATTAAATCACTTGTTGCAAATGTTATTATGCCACCTGTTGGAATGTTACTTGGAAATGTAGACTTCTCTCAATTATTTATTGCACTTGATGGTAAAACTTATGAAACAATGGCTAAATTAACAGAAGCAGGAGCACCTGCTATTAAAATTGGTTTATTTATGAATGACACAATTTCTTTTGTAATCTTAGGATTTGTGATGTTTATGTTTATTAAAACTTACAATAAAATGAAGAAAAAAGAAGAGGAAGTTGTAGAAGAACCAACTACAAAAACATGTAGTGAGTGTGCAATGGATATTCCAATTGCTGCTAAAAAATGTGCTCACTGTGGAAACACTGAAGTATAA
- a CDS encoding flavin reductase family protein encodes MILDYKDINDLNRYKIMSDTVIPRPIAWIVTEDEGVLNAAPFSYFIPISTNPALVIVAIGEKEDGVPKDTLANILKHKKATICFVNKDNANQVKKCAIPLPKEDSEIQKFEIDVNEVMESFPPMISSSQSALLCEYYSTVDIPGVTTPIILEIKHQYLEEGRLDEKSHVNVENIGRCGATFKALVDLD; translated from the coding sequence ATGATTTTAGACTATAAAGATATTAACGATTTAAACAGATATAAAATAATGTCAGATACAGTAATTCCAAGACCAATAGCTTGGATTGTTACAGAAGATGAGGGTGTATTAAATGCAGCCCCTTTTTCTTATTTTATTCCAATTTCTACTAATCCTGCATTAGTAATTGTAGCAATTGGCGAAAAAGAAGATGGAGTTCCAAAAGATACACTAGCAAATATTTTAAAGCATAAGAAAGCTACTATTTGTTTTGTTAATAAAGATAATGCAAACCAAGTTAAAAAATGTGCAATACCACTTCCAAAAGAAGATAGTGAGATTCAAAAATTTGAAATTGATGTTAACGAAGTTATGGAAAGTTTTCCTCCAATGATAAGCTCTTCTCAAAGTGCATTACTATGTGAATATTATTCTACAGTTGATATTCCAGGTGTTACAACGCCAATTATATTAGAGATTAAACATCAATATTTGGAAGAGGGAAGATTAGATGAAAAGTCACATGTAAATGTTGAAAATATTGGTAGATGTGGAGCTACATTTAAAGCTTTAGTAGATTTAGATTAA
- a CDS encoding cache domain-containing protein, whose translation MFKEENLSKTIIVVPILFIILTASIITFIHIKQADSKFKNDSKKLEKTFLNEEKERLVTILDSINSYVKYKKLTSLNILKDKVKDKIDFANTILTESYNNSIGIESSEAIQINILSSLSQLNSKDKGKYFLYGYSKNRNSFNSKNISLKDNINKDFHVQIDEVLHKKNTSFIFNKETVLRDKKLVELNKISYLKKFESLNLVLGYSEYLEDFEVDTKKEILKRLNLMKLQKNSFIFTLDDKLNVIQDTSNNFKNISYETIQTNKNMISSLFDYAKLSKIDLIEDEYKYFWNKIDKNNYTLDVFSYIDTWDWLIGININIKNIDKSIEGIIGINESKRNEIIEYSIKTALIFIFISSFLSYFISIKITNMLNQYKESIENQKSALRNINATLEVKVEEKTKELEVLNNKLKQKFDSEVQKNRHKDELLQVQSKMASMGEMIGNIAHQWRQPLSTISTIASGNCVKIDFDFINNNDMKNDFTKIVECTKHLSDTIEDFRNFFMENKKIEEFDLRELIDKNLILVGSTLQNNYIKVIQNFSSVKIYGVKNELLQATINIINNAKDILLLKEEKQRYIIIDIFQDEKNAYLIIKDSGGGIPKSIENKIFEPYFSTKDQSIGTGIGLHMTKEIINNSMKGEIFVSNEKFYIENKTHFGACFKLVFPLVFPSN comes from the coding sequence ATGTTTAAAGAAGAAAACTTATCAAAAACAATAATTGTTGTTCCGATATTATTTATAATACTAACAGCATCAATTATTACATTTATACATATAAAACAAGCAGATAGCAAATTTAAAAATGACTCAAAAAAATTAGAAAAAACTTTTTTAAATGAAGAAAAAGAACGTTTAGTAACTATTCTAGATTCAATAAATTCATATGTTAAATATAAAAAATTAACTTCATTAAATATATTAAAAGATAAAGTAAAAGATAAAATAGATTTTGCAAATACAATACTTACTGAATCATATAATAACTCAATAGGAATTGAATCCTCAGAAGCAATTCAAATAAATATATTATCATCTCTTAGTCAATTAAATTCGAAAGATAAGGGAAAGTATTTTTTATATGGATATTCAAAAAATCGTAATTCTTTTAATTCAAAAAATATATCTTTAAAAGATAATATAAATAAAGATTTTCATGTTCAAATAGATGAAGTATTACATAAGAAGAATACAAGTTTTATTTTTAATAAAGAGACTGTATTAAGAGATAAAAAGCTTGTAGAATTAAATAAAATTTCATATTTAAAGAAGTTTGAATCTTTAAATTTAGTATTAGGATATTCTGAGTATTTAGAAGATTTTGAAGTTGATACTAAAAAAGAAATTTTGAAGAGATTAAACTTGATGAAACTACAAAAAAATAGTTTTATTTTTACACTTGATGATAAACTAAATGTGATACAAGACACTTCAAATAATTTTAAAAATATTTCTTATGAAACTATTCAAACAAATAAAAATATGATTTCATCATTATTTGATTATGCAAAATTATCTAAAATTGATTTAATAGAAGATGAGTATAAATATTTCTGGAATAAAATTGATAAGAATAATTACACTCTTGATGTCTTTAGTTATATAGATACTTGGGATTGGTTAATTGGTATTAATATTAATATTAAAAATATCGATAAAAGTATAGAAGGGATTATTGGAATAAATGAATCAAAAAGAAATGAAATTATTGAATATTCAATAAAAACTGCATTAATTTTTATTTTTATTTCAAGTTTTCTATCATATTTTATTTCTATTAAAATTACTAATATGTTAAATCAATACAAAGAAAGTATTGAAAACCAAAAAAGTGCACTTAGAAATATCAATGCAACCCTTGAAGTAAAAGTAGAGGAAAAAACAAAAGAATTAGAAGTATTAAATAATAAATTAAAACAAAAATTTGACTCAGAAGTTCAAAAAAACAGACATAAAGATGAATTATTACAAGTACAATCTAAGATGGCTTCAATGGGAGAAATGATAGGTAATATTGCACATCAATGGAGACAACCTTTAAGTACAATTTCTACAATAGCTAGTGGTAACTGTGTTAAGATTGATTTTGACTTTATAAATAACAATGATATGAAAAATGATTTTACTAAAATTGTAGAATGCACAAAACACTTATCAGATACAATTGAAGATTTTAGAAACTTTTTTATGGAAAATAAAAAGATAGAAGAGTTTGATTTACGAGAACTAATTGACAAAAATTTAATCTTAGTTGGTTCTACTTTACAAAATAACTATATAAAAGTTATACAGAATTTTTCTTCTGTTAAAATTTATGGTGTTAAAAATGAACTTTTACAAGCTACAATAAATATAATAAATAATGCAAAAGATATTTTATTATTAAAAGAGGAAAAACAAAGATACATTATTATAGATATTTTCCAAGATGAAAAGAATGCTTATTTAATTATAAAAGATAGTGGTGGAGGGATTCCTAAATCTATTGAAAATAAAATTTTTGAACCATACTTTTCAACAAAGGATCAAAGTATTGGTACTGGAATTGGTCTTCATATGACAAAAGAAATTATTAATAATAGTATGAAGGGTGAGATTTTTGTATCAAATGAGAAATTTTACATTGAAAATAAAACTCATTTTGGTGCATGTTTCAAACTAGTTTTTCCTCTGGTTTTTCCCTCAAACTAA